In Bacteroidota bacterium, one genomic interval encodes:
- a CDS encoding DNA methyltransferase, translated as MTELLTIKEASLWASNHLSKNVTTSNISYLIQYGKVKKYGDNGTTAVNKYDLLDYYKSYNGQRETDWREKLGNDLNWALSFDNLKEKDTTKHIHRLHPYKGKFIPQLVEYFIDNHTDNFKKETYFKEGDIILDPFSGSGTTMVQANELGMHAIGIDISAFNSLIANVKVVKVDFQDLNSELKRITEALKFFISQNKNAQFENELLEKLNVFNKKYFPSPEYKIKVRNKEIIERDYTPKKENEFSETFEKLREKYNIELKQDKSSNFLEKWYLEPIKNEIDFTFEQLKKVKNLTTKKIITIILSRTIRSCRATTHADLATLKEPVTKTYYCRKHGKICKPLFSMLSWWERYGKDTIKRFYEFDYLRTDTYQNCLQGDARNINIFSELENKNSEFSKLAKEQKIKGIFSSPPYVGLINYHEQHAYAYDLFGFTRNDELEIGPLYKGQGREARNSYIEGIAQVLINSKKYLQDDYDIFLVANDKYNMYPTIAEKSGMKIVNQYKRPVLNRTEKNKSAYAEIIFHLKAK; from the coding sequence ATGACAGAATTATTAACAATAAAAGAAGCAAGTTTATGGGCAAGTAACCATTTGAGCAAAAATGTTACTACTTCCAATATTTCATATCTAATTCAATACGGAAAAGTAAAAAAATATGGAGATAATGGAACAACTGCTGTTAATAAATACGACCTATTAGATTACTATAAAAGTTATAATGGGCAACGAGAAACAGACTGGCGAGAAAAACTTGGTAACGATTTAAACTGGGCTTTATCATTCGATAATTTAAAAGAAAAAGATACTACAAAACATATTCATAGACTTCATCCATACAAAGGAAAATTTATACCGCAATTAGTAGAATATTTTATTGACAACCATACAGATAATTTCAAGAAAGAAACATACTTTAAAGAAGGTGATATTATTCTTGACCCATTTTCTGGAAGTGGAACAACAATGGTGCAAGCCAATGAATTAGGAATGCACGCAATAGGCATTGATATTTCAGCATTTAACTCACTTATTGCAAATGTAAAAGTTGTAAAAGTTGATTTCCAAGATTTAAATAGTGAATTAAAACGAATAACAGAAGCATTAAAATTTTTTATTTCTCAAAATAAAAATGCTCAGTTTGAAAATGAACTACTCGAAAAATTAAATGTTTTTAATAAAAAATATTTTCCATCGCCTGAGTATAAAATTAAAGTTCGGAATAAGGAAATAATTGAAAGAGATTACACTCCAAAAAAAGAAAATGAGTTTTCTGAAACTTTTGAAAAATTACGAGAAAAATATAACATAGAATTAAAGCAAGACAAATCAAGTAATTTTCTTGAAAAATGGTATCTCGAACCTATAAAAAATGAAATAGATTTTACTTTTGAACAACTTAAAAAAGTTAAAAATCTAACTACGAAAAAAATAATAACAATTATATTAAGTAGAACAATTAGGTCTTGCAGAGCAACCACTCATGCTGACTTAGCAACACTTAAAGAACCTGTAACAAAAACATATTATTGTCGGAAGCACGGAAAAATTTGTAAACCCCTATTTTCAATGCTTTCTTGGTGGGAAAGATACGGTAAAGATACTATAAAACGATTTTACGAATTTGATTATCTGAGAACTGACACATATCAAAATTGCCTGCAAGGGGATGCAAGAAATATTAATATCTTTTCAGAATTAGAAAATAAAAATTCTGAATTTTCGAAACTGGCAAAAGAACAAAAAATTAAAGGAATTTTTTCCAGTCCGCCATATGTCGGATTAATTAATTATCACGAACAACACGCTTATGCTTATGATTTATTTGGTTTCACACGAAATGATGAATTAGAAATAGGACCTCTTTATAAAGGTCAAGGACGAGAAGCAAGAAATTCATACATTGAAGGAATTGCACAAGTATTAATTAATTCTAAGAAGTATTTGCAGGACGATTATGATATTTTTCTTGTAGCAAACGATAAATATAATATGTATCCTACGATTGCTGAAAAATCTGGAATGAAAATCGTAAATCAATATAAAAGACCTGTTTTAAATAGAACAGAAAAAAACAAATCGGCTTATGCTGAGATA